One Anaerohalosphaeraceae bacterium genomic window, CAAAATCAAGGCCGAAAAAGTCGAGTTTCTGCTGGCGGTCGGCGGCGGCTCGGTTTTGGATGCCGTCAAATTCATCGCTGCCGCGGCCTGCTATCCGGGAAAAGACCCGTGGGACATCCTCACCAGCGGCGGTTCCGTCGTCAAAGCCGCTCTGCCTTTGGCGGATGTGCTCACGCTGCCCGCAACCGGCTCCGAGATGAACTGCTTTTCCGTGATTTCGCGAAAAAGCACACAGGAAAAACTGGCCTTCGGAAGCCCGCATGTCTTTCCGCAGTTTTCAATTCTGGACCCGGAAACGACCTATTCTCTGCCGAAAAAGCAGCTCCGCAACGGGCTGGTCGATGCCTTTGTGCACGTAATGGAACAGTATGCCACCTATAATGTGAATACGCCTTTGCAGGACCGGCAGGCCGAGGCTGTTGTCCGTACGCTTTTGGATGTGGCGGAGGATGTGCTCAGCAAGCAGGATTATGACAGCCGAGCGACGTTTATGTGGGCGGCCACATGTGCCCTCAACAGCACGCTCAGCCGCGGCGTGATCGAGGACTGGAGCACCCACGAAATCGGACATGAGCTGACGGCCTTCTTCGGCGTGGACCATGCCGAGTCCCTGGCGATTGTGCTGCCGGGTGTCTGGAAGCATCAGTTCGAGAACAAAAAGGGCAAACTCGCCCAGATGGCCCGCCGGGTCTGGCATATCCTCGGCGGAGATGAGACCTCGCAGGCCAAAGCCGCCATCGAAAAGACCGTGCAGTTCTTCCATTCGATTGAAATGCCGACCCGGTTAAGCGATTACGGCATCACGGAGGCGGGCATTCAAAAGGTCGTGGAACGGTTTCAGCAGCGCGGCACGGTAATGGGCGAACACCAGAACATCCGCGCCCAGCAGGTCGGCGAAATCCTTCACCTGTGTCTGTAGGCCCTGGATAGTCTTGGCTCAGATTCTCATAAGAGAGACAAGACCGACGGGAGATTTGTAACCAGGATTTGTTCCGATTCAATCGGTTCACGGATGCGGCAAACCAGAAAGCGTTTCTCCGCTCCGAGCAGGTCGGCGGTTTTGTTAAATTGATGAACATCCGCCGGCGAAGGGCAAGAGGTCAATTTGATTTCGAACGCCCATTGTGTCTGCCCGAAGTCCAAAATCAGGTCCAATTCCTTCTGGTCCGACGTTCGCAGGAAAAAAGCCTGAGCGGATTTGCCTTTGGCTGACAAGGTACAGAGAATCTGCTCAATCACAAACCCCTCCCAGCTGGCCCCTGCAGCCGGATGACCGAGCAGCTGGTCAAAGGATGCCAGATTCAGAAGCGAATGAAGAAGCCCGGTGTCGCGCCAGTAGATTTTGGGAGATTTAATCAATCGTTTTTTCAGGTTGGCGTAATAGGGTTCCAGGCGTCGAATCAGGAAGCAGCCGGTCAGGTAGCCCATATAAGTATTGAGTGTTTT contains:
- a CDS encoding iron-containing alcohol dehydrogenase, which produces MNNFEFYNPVRIVFGKGTIPQVQKYLPKDKKVMMLYGGGSIKRNGVYEQVVQGLKGIQWTEFGGIEPNPLYETCMKAVDKIKAEKVEFLLAVGGGSVLDAVKFIAAAACYPGKDPWDILTSGGSVVKAALPLADVLTLPATGSEMNCFSVISRKSTQEKLAFGSPHVFPQFSILDPETTYSLPKKQLRNGLVDAFVHVMEQYATYNVNTPLQDRQAEAVVRTLLDVAEDVLSKQDYDSRATFMWAATCALNSTLSRGVIEDWSTHEIGHELTAFFGVDHAESLAIVLPGVWKHQFENKKGKLAQMARRVWHILGGDETSQAKAAIEKTVQFFHSIEMPTRLSDYGITEAGIQKVVERFQQRGTVMGEHQNIRAQQVGEILHLCL